Proteins from a genomic interval of Streptomyces sp. Tu6071:
- a CDS encoding DUF2945 domain-containing protein: MAKKDKKLRRGDDVAWSSHGQEVEGEVTKKVDKHTEAAGRTVDASPEEPQYEVESDKSGKRAVHKPESLRKKR, encoded by the coding sequence ATGGCGAAGAAGGACAAGAAGCTGCGGCGCGGCGACGACGTGGCGTGGAGCAGCCACGGTCAGGAGGTCGAGGGCGAGGTGACGAAGAAGGTGGACAAGCACACGGAGGCCGCCGGGCGCACCGTGGACGCCTCGCCGGAGGAGCCGCAGTACGAGGTCGAGAGCGACAAGAGCGGCAAGCGGGCGGTCCACAAGCCGGAGTCGCTGCGCAAGAAGCGCTGA
- a CDS encoding phytanoyl-CoA dioxygenase family protein, which translates to MPTADPYLHRAATTRPYFSADGETYLAATPLRELRKTRPLRVLSEEQFSFWQTYGYVVVEQAVPREDAQRLLDVAWEFQGLDPERPETWYDEREYRSELDQELHIYGFVEAYHHELMWQNRQRRRVYEAFADVWDCDELWVTLDRLNLNPPNIKTRDRSLIEFRPTGFDIDLHWDVDSTRGIPPQRVQGILALNDTVPEQGGFQCCPELFRQFDRWKAEQPADRDPIRPAVDRSEMPVVRPELRAGDLLIFNGHLAHGVAANLSTAGARAVQYLSMMPALEQHEELRRSRVDSWRDLSTPTWNGTLLGDAVRPEAERYPRPELDELGERLLGLRSWREADTKGADSCAASA; encoded by the coding sequence ATGCCCACGGCCGATCCGTACCTGCACCGTGCCGCGACCACCCGTCCCTACTTCAGCGCGGACGGCGAGACCTACCTCGCCGCCACCCCGCTGCGCGAGCTGCGCAAGACGCGCCCGCTGCGCGTGCTGAGCGAGGAGCAGTTCTCCTTCTGGCAGACCTACGGCTACGTCGTGGTCGAGCAGGCCGTCCCGCGCGAGGACGCCCAGCGACTCCTCGACGTCGCCTGGGAGTTCCAGGGGCTCGACCCCGAACGCCCCGAGACCTGGTACGACGAGCGCGAGTACCGTTCCGAGCTGGACCAGGAGCTGCACATCTACGGATTCGTGGAGGCGTACCACCACGAGCTGATGTGGCAGAACAGGCAGCGCCGGCGCGTGTACGAAGCGTTCGCCGACGTGTGGGACTGCGACGAACTGTGGGTCACCCTGGACCGGCTGAACCTCAACCCGCCGAACATCAAGACCCGCGACCGCTCGCTGATCGAGTTCCGCCCGACCGGTTTCGACATCGATCTGCACTGGGACGTCGACAGCACGCGCGGCATCCCGCCCCAGCGCGTCCAGGGCATCCTCGCGCTCAACGACACCGTGCCCGAGCAGGGCGGATTCCAGTGCTGCCCCGAACTCTTCCGGCAGTTCGACCGGTGGAAGGCCGAGCAGCCGGCCGACCGCGACCCCATCCGTCCGGCCGTCGACCGCTCCGAGATGCCCGTCGTGCGCCCCGAACTGCGCGCGGGCGATCTGCTCATCTTCAACGGTCACCTCGCGCACGGCGTGGCGGCCAATCTCTCCACCGCCGGGGCCCGCGCGGTGCAGTACCTGTCGATGATGCCCGCCCTGGAGCAGCACGAGGAACTGCGCCGCTCGCGGGTGGACTCGTGGCGGGACCTGAGCACCCCCACCTGGAACGGCACCCTCCTGGGCGACGCCGTGCGCCCCGAGGCCGAGCGCTACCCTCGCCCCGAGCTGGACGAACTGGGGGAACGCCTGCTCGGCCTGCGGTCCTGGCGGGAGGCGGACACGAAGGGGGCCGACTCGTGCGCAGCGTCTGCCTGA
- a CDS encoding PLP-dependent aminotransferase family protein yields the protein MPEPPPRRVPDPPPRQVSEPPPQGPEPPSPPVPDLLPFGTRAVPARDKTAWLVAEVRRAIAEGRLTPGARLPPSRTLASALRLSRGAVTEAYRRLTEDGHVEGRGRSGTVVRAVPRTVPPPRASTPPPADPFAPATGEAVFDALRELSARIDLTPGRPDLTAFPRAAWLRATRAVLAELPTASLGYGDPRGEPALRTSLAHWLARTRGLLVHPDDLLVLSGAAQALSLLGPVLRAEGIDQVAFEDPGSLGVRQHLRRTGFATPPVPVDHAGIRVDDLRATGARAVLLTPAHQFPTGVVTRGGRRRALLRWASEGGLVLEDDYDAEHRYDRAPVPALRTLLADRVCYLGSASKLLAPALRLGWLVPPPHLRDALVDAKRFADLGNDVLAQHTFARLIDSGDLERHVRQSRTRHRRRRDAMIAALARHLPHAVVHGAAAGLHLTLTLDTPVPDTDVAAAALARGVKVQPLSWHRVRPGPPGLVLGYAAVPATAIEEGVAALGAALRDLA from the coding sequence ATGCCCGAACCACCACCCCGTCGTGTCCCCGACCCACCACCCCGTCAGGTCTCCGAACCACCCCCTCAGGGACCCGAACCGCCGTCCCCTCCGGTCCCGGACCTCCTCCCGTTCGGCACCCGCGCCGTCCCCGCCCGCGACAAGACCGCCTGGCTCGTCGCCGAAGTGCGCCGCGCGATCGCCGAGGGCCGCCTCACCCCCGGCGCCCGGCTGCCGCCCTCCCGCACCCTCGCCAGCGCGCTCCGCCTCTCCCGCGGCGCCGTCACCGAGGCGTACCGGCGCCTCACCGAGGACGGCCACGTCGAGGGCCGGGGCCGCAGCGGCACGGTCGTCCGCGCCGTACCCCGCACCGTCCCGCCGCCCCGCGCGTCCACGCCCCCGCCCGCCGATCCCTTCGCCCCGGCCACGGGTGAGGCCGTCTTCGACGCCCTGCGCGAGCTGTCCGCCCGCATCGACCTCACACCGGGGCGTCCCGACCTCACCGCCTTCCCGCGCGCCGCCTGGCTGCGCGCCACGCGTGCCGTCCTCGCCGAACTCCCCACCGCCTCCCTCGGATACGGCGACCCGCGCGGCGAGCCCGCCCTGCGCACCTCCCTCGCGCACTGGCTCGCCCGCACCCGCGGCCTCCTCGTCCACCCTGACGACCTCCTCGTCCTCTCCGGCGCCGCGCAGGCCCTCTCGCTCCTCGGGCCGGTCCTGCGCGCGGAAGGCATCGACCAGGTCGCCTTCGAGGACCCGGGCTCGCTCGGCGTCCGCCAGCACCTGCGCCGCACGGGCTTCGCCACGCCCCCCGTCCCCGTCGACCACGCGGGCATCCGCGTCGACGACCTGCGCGCCACCGGCGCCCGCGCGGTCCTGCTCACCCCCGCCCACCAGTTCCCCACCGGAGTCGTCACGCGCGGCGGCCGCCGCCGCGCGCTGCTGCGCTGGGCGAGCGAGGGCGGCCTCGTCCTGGAGGACGACTACGACGCCGAGCACCGCTACGACCGCGCCCCCGTCCCCGCCCTGCGCACCCTGCTCGCCGACCGCGTCTGCTATCTCGGCAGTGCCTCGAAACTCCTCGCCCCGGCGCTGCGCCTCGGCTGGCTCGTCCCGCCCCCGCACCTGCGCGACGCCCTCGTCGACGCCAAGCGCTTCGCCGACCTCGGCAACGACGTCCTCGCCCAGCACACCTTCGCGCGCCTCATCGACAGCGGAGACCTGGAACGCCACGTACGGCAGTCGCGCACCCGGCACCGGCGCCGCAGGGACGCGATGATCGCCGCGCTCGCCCGCCACCTGCCGCACGCCGTCGTCCACGGGGCCGCCGCCGGGCTCCACCTCACCCTCACCCTCGACACGCCCGTCCCCGACACCGACGTGGCCGCCGCCGCGCTCGCCCGGGGCGTCAAGGTCCAGCCCCTTTCCTGGCACCGCGTACGCCCGGGACCGCCGGGGCTCGTCCTCGGCTACGCCGCCGTACCCGCCACCGCCATCGAGGAGGGAGTGGCCGCGCTCGGCGCGGCCCTGCGGGACCTCGCCTGA
- a CDS encoding DUF6271 family protein, whose protein sequence is MRSVCLTLPTDRECVTTLRLLGEEAAYAVGHFDVEVHLLVLDSSAPETRAAHRAALGRLALPPRVRVHHFDEEEQRAFLRQALAATDSPKTELLLDLMLPSKPSYGACTNRAFLLSLALGCVSVHRRDSDSRYQEHDGEKVFPIHHELRALGARAADLIGDVDECDLTPREAARTVSLVGASFVGPPSVDIAEIAALDPEAYHDVVSLWAPADATEEERRALVAESFLGAGNAAFEGDHALLTRVDPMRVDMCNIAFQDVHARVPLPPATNTIGSDYFLLHLVHHAGLPGVLHNRHIVNYYTGERRTDSGFLAYQTRFVKFLLSMAHLHPAYAALARAGSDLLLDDGTVDAERVAAIVRRAAVVDPAENLDRLDRVDDAYRRLGGRYADFADRLRPSRESLPAEARSDMEDYALLIDIWPALVAGARQAGPYAAQEEI, encoded by the coding sequence GTGCGCAGCGTCTGCCTGACCCTCCCGACCGACCGGGAGTGCGTGACCACCCTGCGGCTCCTGGGCGAGGAAGCCGCCTACGCGGTCGGGCACTTCGACGTCGAGGTCCACCTCCTCGTCCTCGACTCCAGCGCTCCCGAGACGCGCGCGGCCCACCGGGCGGCGCTGGGGCGGCTCGCCCTCCCTCCGCGCGTGCGCGTCCACCACTTCGACGAGGAGGAGCAGCGCGCCTTCCTGCGTCAGGCGCTCGCGGCCACGGACAGCCCGAAGACCGAGCTGCTGCTCGACCTGATGCTTCCCTCGAAGCCCTCCTACGGGGCGTGCACCAACCGGGCGTTCCTCCTCAGCCTCGCGCTCGGCTGCGTGTCCGTGCACCGCAGGGACTCCGACAGCCGCTACCAGGAGCACGACGGCGAGAAGGTCTTCCCGATCCACCACGAGCTGCGGGCGCTGGGCGCGCGGGCCGCCGACCTGATCGGCGACGTGGACGAGTGCGACCTCACCCCGCGCGAGGCCGCCCGCACCGTCTCCCTGGTCGGGGCGTCCTTCGTCGGGCCGCCCTCCGTCGACATCGCCGAGATCGCCGCCCTCGACCCCGAGGCGTACCACGACGTGGTCAGCCTGTGGGCGCCCGCGGACGCGACCGAGGAGGAGAGGCGGGCGCTGGTCGCCGAGTCGTTCCTCGGCGCGGGCAACGCGGCCTTCGAGGGCGACCACGCGCTGCTGACCCGGGTCGACCCGATGCGGGTCGACATGTGCAACATCGCCTTCCAGGACGTGCACGCCCGCGTCCCGCTGCCCCCCGCGACGAACACCATCGGAAGCGACTACTTCCTCCTCCACCTCGTCCACCACGCGGGTCTCCCCGGCGTCCTGCACAACCGGCACATCGTCAACTACTACACAGGCGAACGCCGTACGGATTCCGGCTTCCTCGCCTACCAGACGCGCTTCGTGAAGTTCCTCCTGTCGATGGCGCACCTCCACCCGGCGTACGCGGCGCTCGCCCGCGCGGGCTCGGACCTCCTGCTCGACGACGGCACCGTCGACGCGGAGCGGGTGGCCGCCATCGTGCGGCGCGCCGCCGTCGTGGACCCGGCCGAGAACCTCGATCGCCTCGACCGCGTCGACGACGCCTACCGCCGACTGGGCGGGCGCTACGCCGACTTCGCCGACCGGCTGCGCCCGTCGCGGGAGTCGTTGCCGGCGGAGGCCCGCTCGGACATGGAGGACTACGCCCTGCTCATCGACATCTGGCCCGCCCTCGTCGCCGGGGCGCGCCAAGCCGGGCCGTACGCCGCACAGGAGGAAATATGA
- a CDS encoding LysE family translocator produces the protein MSFLLTSLAVVLTPGTGVLLTLSTGLAHGRRAGLLTALGCTLGTVPHLAAALTGLAALLHRSPTAFAVLQYAGAAYLVHLGITTLRTARATLAVDAATAPPAGARLLVSPVLLNLLNPKLTLFCFAFLPAFVPARTADPFAAMLPLALVFMGLTFLALAGYAFGAAAVRRHVLSRPALLTGANRVFGGSFVALGAALALA, from the coding sequence ATGTCCTTCCTGCTCACGAGCCTCGCCGTCGTCCTCACCCCCGGCACGGGTGTCCTGCTCACCCTCTCCACCGGACTCGCGCACGGCCGCCGCGCCGGTCTCCTCACCGCCCTCGGCTGCACGCTCGGCACCGTCCCCCACCTCGCCGCCGCCCTCACCGGCCTCGCGGCCCTGCTCCACCGCAGCCCCACCGCCTTCGCCGTCCTCCAGTACGCGGGCGCCGCCTACCTCGTCCACCTCGGGATCACCACCCTCCGCACCGCTCGCGCCACGCTCGCTGTCGACGCGGCCACCGCCCCGCCCGCCGGGGCCCGCCTGCTCGTCTCGCCGGTCCTCCTCAACCTCCTCAACCCCAAACTCACCCTCTTCTGCTTCGCCTTCCTCCCCGCCTTCGTTCCGGCCCGCACCGCCGATCCCTTCGCCGCCATGCTCCCTCTCGCCCTCGTCTTCATGGGCCTGACCTTCCTCGCACTCGCCGGATACGCCTTCGGGGCGGCGGCCGTACGCCGCCACGTCCTGAGCCGCCCGGCCCTGCTCACCGGGGCGAACCGCGTCTTCGGCGGCAGCTTCGTCGCCCTCGGCGCGGCGCTCGCGCTCGCCTGA
- a CDS encoding class I SAM-dependent methyltransferase, which produces MSECEGADAYRTTAEFYDILQAERDSRLVAELYGGRVAAARGAVVDVGAGSGTVSLMALACSGAPVHAVEPSAVMRSLLLTRLAWSRADRRARVTVHPGTLPEAEIPDSSAELVVCHNVVPTLDGAARDALWEAAARVLEPGGLLLMDRPRARAPRAAEVAVFTPVRVGADTYEGEVRETACEEGAELAFTYTVRRGERVVRRRGERFLTRMLPPEVLTRELGGHGLRCEETGERVLVARGER; this is translated from the coding sequence ATGAGTGAGTGCGAGGGCGCGGACGCGTACCGGACGACGGCGGAGTTCTACGACATCCTCCAGGCCGAGCGGGACAGCCGGCTCGTGGCGGAGTTGTACGGGGGGCGGGTCGCCGCGGCGCGGGGCGCGGTGGTGGACGTGGGCGCGGGGAGCGGGACGGTGAGTCTCATGGCGCTCGCGTGCTCGGGGGCGCCGGTGCACGCCGTGGAGCCCTCGGCGGTCATGCGCTCGCTCCTGCTGACGCGTCTCGCGTGGTCCCGGGCGGACCGGCGGGCGCGCGTGACCGTGCACCCGGGCACGCTGCCCGAGGCGGAAATCCCGGATTCTTCCGCCGAGTTGGTGGTGTGCCACAACGTCGTTCCGACGCTCGACGGCGCGGCGCGCGACGCGCTGTGGGAGGCGGCGGCACGTGTCCTGGAGCCCGGCGGGCTGCTGCTCATGGACCGCCCTCGCGCGCGGGCGCCGCGCGCGGCGGAGGTCGCGGTGTTCACGCCGGTACGGGTCGGCGCCGACACCTACGAGGGCGAGGTGCGGGAGACGGCGTGCGAGGAGGGGGCCGAGCTGGCGTTCACGTACACCGTGCGGCGCGGGGAGCGGGTGGTGCGGCGGCGTGGCGAGCGGTTCCTGACCCGGATGCTGCCGCCGGAGGTGCTGACGCGGGAACTCGGCGGGCACGGGCTGCGGTGCGAGGAGACCGGGGAGCGGGTGCTCGTGGCGCGCGGGGAGCGGTGA
- the panD gene encoding aspartate 1-decarboxylase has product MLRTMFKSKIHRATVTEADLHYVGSVTVDADLLDAADLLPGELVHIVDITNGARLETYTIPGERGSGVIGINGAAAHLVHPGDLVILMSYAQVDDAEARSLVPRVVHVDADNEIVALGSDPSAPVPGTASRRSPRAIPAPQHA; this is encoded by the coding sequence ATGCTGCGAACCATGTTCAAGTCCAAGATCCACCGCGCGACCGTCACGGAGGCCGACCTCCACTACGTGGGATCGGTCACCGTCGACGCGGATCTCCTCGACGCCGCCGACCTGCTCCCCGGTGAGCTGGTCCACATCGTCGACATCACCAACGGCGCCCGCCTGGAGACGTACACGATCCCGGGCGAACGCGGGTCCGGCGTCATCGGGATCAACGGGGCGGCGGCGCATCTCGTCCACCCCGGGGATCTCGTCATCCTCATGTCGTACGCGCAGGTCGACGACGCCGAGGCGCGCTCCCTCGTGCCGCGCGTCGTCCACGTCGACGCCGACAACGAGATCGTCGCCCTCGGCAGCGACCCCTCCGCTCCCGTCCCCGGCACCGCCTCGCGGCGCAGCCCCCGCGCGATACCCGCCCCGCAGCACGCCTGA
- a CDS encoding GntR family transcriptional regulator, translated as MAGAAAPKRERVRQHILSLVRGRAAGEAIPSERELSARLGVSRPTLRAAADELVASGLLRREHGRGMFVAAPAKTMRELVPNGRGLAMPLTRGTVSGQVLGCSVGRAEGTPGRRLGAAPQDLLVHVTRLWRAEGRPLSLEHLYIPRELVPDLPTHTPQAGLHAHLEDSHRSEGYEAVQSTEPVLVDETEAAVLEVPVLSPALLIERVTTDEQGRPVEYVRSVYRGDRYRVVSRLSPPRPRRAPADPVPPTPHAMTGPESVVS; from the coding sequence ATGGCCGGCGCCGCCGCACCCAAGAGGGAGCGGGTCCGACAACACATCCTCTCTCTCGTCAGAGGACGCGCGGCGGGAGAGGCCATTCCCTCCGAGCGCGAGCTGAGCGCGCGGCTCGGTGTCTCACGACCGACCTTGCGCGCGGCGGCGGACGAACTCGTCGCCAGCGGACTGCTGCGTCGTGAGCACGGTCGCGGCATGTTCGTCGCGGCTCCCGCGAAGACCATGCGGGAACTCGTCCCGAACGGCCGCGGCCTCGCCATGCCGCTCACCCGGGGCACCGTGTCCGGCCAGGTCCTCGGATGCTCCGTGGGTCGAGCGGAAGGGACCCCCGGACGACGGCTGGGAGCGGCGCCCCAGGACCTCCTCGTCCACGTCACGAGGCTGTGGAGGGCCGAAGGACGCCCGCTCTCCCTCGAACACCTCTACATCCCGCGGGAACTCGTCCCCGACCTGCCCACGCACACCCCGCAGGCCGGTCTTCACGCGCACCTTGAGGACTCCCACCGGAGCGAGGGGTACGAGGCGGTCCAGTCGACCGAACCGGTCCTCGTCGACGAGACCGAGGCCGCCGTCCTGGAGGTACCCGTTCTCTCCCCGGCACTGCTCATCGAACGCGTCACCACCGATGAACAGGGTCGACCCGTCGAATACGTGCGCTCCGTCTACCGCGGTGACCGCTACCGCGTCGTCTCCAGGCTCTCTCCACCACGCCCGCGGAGGGCCCCGGCCGACCCGGTCCCGCCCACTCCCCACGCCATGACGGGACCCGAGAGCGTTGTAAGCTAG
- a CDS encoding type III PLP-dependent enzyme, whose protein sequence is MTSPPRPRPEEPGGHDRLVYDLDGIRARYAELCRELPSAAVRFAMKAAPDDGVLRALAAVGAGVDAAGPQELRQALRAGFPVESVHYGNTIKSDADIAEAYALGVRLFVTDSREDLAALARHAPGARVFCRIAVEGGSALWGLKHKFGCAPDEGVRLLREAVDLGLVPSGLSVHVGSQQMDPDAWREACDRLAAVLEALGEAGITLDHVNLGGGLPARGYLSAAGEPLDPPLDKIFATLREGVERLRAVHGGHLDVVMEPGRWLVADHGTIHARVVRLTRRRMPDGVLQHWLYLSCGKFNGLYEMDALQYRLRFPTRSAAPRVPAVVAGPTCDSDDAFAHDRGHVRVPADLRSGDPVEILSCGAYALSYTTRGFNGFSPLPVVLTGASPDARGEGL, encoded by the coding sequence ATGACGTCCCCCCCGCGACCACGCCCCGAGGAGCCGGGTGGGCACGACCGGCTCGTGTACGACCTCGACGGCATCCGCGCCCGGTACGCCGAGCTGTGTCGCGAACTCCCCTCCGCCGCCGTGCGGTTCGCCATGAAGGCGGCTCCCGACGACGGGGTCCTGCGCGCTCTCGCCGCCGTGGGCGCCGGGGTGGACGCGGCCGGGCCGCAGGAACTGCGGCAGGCGCTGCGTGCCGGGTTCCCCGTCGAGAGCGTCCACTACGGCAACACGATCAAGTCCGACGCGGACATCGCGGAGGCGTACGCCCTGGGGGTGCGCCTCTTCGTGACGGACAGCCGTGAGGACCTCGCGGCACTCGCGCGCCACGCCCCCGGCGCACGGGTGTTCTGCCGGATCGCCGTGGAGGGCGGGAGCGCGCTGTGGGGTCTCAAGCACAAGTTCGGCTGCGCGCCGGACGAGGGCGTACGGCTCCTGCGCGAGGCCGTCGATCTCGGTCTCGTGCCCTCCGGGCTCTCGGTGCACGTGGGCTCGCAGCAGATGGACCCCGACGCCTGGCGCGAGGCGTGCGATCGTCTCGCGGCGGTACTGGAGGCGCTGGGTGAGGCAGGCATCACGCTGGACCACGTGAACCTCGGGGGCGGACTGCCCGCCCGGGGGTACCTGAGCGCCGCGGGCGAACCGCTCGACCCCCCGCTGGACAAGATCTTCGCCACGCTCCGGGAGGGTGTCGAACGGCTGCGTGCCGTCCACGGCGGGCACCTCGACGTCGTCATGGAGCCGGGCCGGTGGCTGGTCGCCGACCACGGCACCATCCACGCCCGCGTCGTACGCCTGACGCGGCGGCGCATGCCCGACGGCGTCCTGCAGCACTGGCTCTACCTGAGCTGCGGGAAGTTCAACGGCCTCTACGAGATGGACGCCCTCCAGTACCGTCTGCGCTTCCCCACCCGTTCCGCGGCCCCCCGGGTCCCGGCGGTCGTGGCGGGTCCGACGTGCGACAGCGACGACGCCTTCGCGCACGACCGCGGGCACGTGCGGGTTCCCGCGGATCTGCGCTCGGGCGATCCTGTCGAGATCCTCTCCTGCGGCGCGTACGCGCTGAGCTACACGACGCGCGGATTCAACGGCTTCTCCCCCCTCCCCGTCGTCCTCACCGGCGCGTCGCCGGACGCGCGGGGAGAGGGCCTGTGA
- a CDS encoding glycoside hydrolase family 3 N-terminal domain-containing protein yields the protein MHNEKELRRLALGVLQPGFVGTTAPEWLLAAIRDGLASVVLFSRNIETPEQVAALTTRLRAENPELVIAIDEESGDVTRIESRTGSTRPGNHALGYLDDTATTHAVAQDLGHTLRAAGVSLDYAPSADVNSNPDNPIIGVRSFGADPDSVARHTSAWIRGLQSAGVAACAKHFPGHGDVAVDSHHGLPVYEASDRDIARQALPPFRAAIAAGARAIMSAHLLVPALDPHRPATLSRRILTTLLREELGYEGLIVTDAIEMGAVADEYGIEGAAVRAITAGADAICVGGENASEGITHSLADALVEAVLGGDLPAARLADAARRVAEFATWSAELRRNATGAPDPFVGLDAARRAIRLSDAARTRLPLTGAAHVVELAPRTNLAIGKETPWGIAAPLRARTPDTTSVRLREEDLPAETPLPAGVLAPADGRPLVVVVRDAGRHAWMRRALTDIVSARPDALVVETGLPGPLPGDALVCTHGASTASAQAVAALLTDGSGLHEYETPQASPAVPAPADLS from the coding sequence ATGCACAACGAGAAGGAGCTGCGCCGGCTCGCACTCGGCGTCCTCCAGCCGGGCTTCGTCGGCACCACGGCTCCCGAGTGGCTCCTCGCCGCCATCCGGGACGGCCTCGCGTCCGTGGTGCTCTTCTCCCGCAACATCGAGACGCCCGAGCAGGTGGCCGCGCTCACCACGCGCCTCCGTGCCGAGAACCCCGAACTCGTCATCGCGATCGACGAGGAGTCCGGAGACGTCACACGCATCGAATCGCGCACCGGTTCCACCCGTCCGGGCAACCACGCCCTCGGTTACCTCGACGACACCGCGACGACCCACGCCGTCGCGCAGGACCTCGGCCACACGCTGCGCGCGGCGGGCGTCAGCCTCGACTACGCGCCGAGCGCCGACGTCAACAGCAACCCCGACAACCCCATCATCGGCGTCCGTTCCTTCGGCGCCGACCCCGACAGCGTGGCCCGGCACACCTCCGCCTGGATTCGCGGCCTCCAGTCGGCCGGCGTCGCCGCCTGCGCCAAACACTTCCCCGGCCACGGGGACGTCGCGGTCGACTCCCACCACGGACTGCCCGTCTACGAGGCATCCGATCGCGACATCGCCCGCCAGGCGCTGCCCCCCTTCCGCGCCGCCATCGCGGCGGGAGCGCGCGCGATCATGAGCGCACACCTCCTCGTGCCCGCCCTCGACCCGCACCGCCCGGCCACGCTCAGCCGCCGCATCCTCACGACCCTGCTCCGCGAGGAGCTCGGCTACGAGGGGCTCATCGTCACCGACGCCATCGAAATGGGCGCGGTCGCCGACGAGTACGGCATCGAAGGCGCCGCCGTGCGCGCCATCACGGCCGGTGCCGACGCGATCTGCGTCGGCGGCGAGAACGCGAGCGAGGGCATCACCCACAGCCTCGCCGACGCCCTGGTCGAGGCCGTCCTCGGCGGCGACCTGCCCGCCGCGCGCCTCGCCGACGCCGCCCGTCGCGTGGCCGAGTTCGCGACCTGGTCGGCGGAGCTGCGCCGCAACGCCACGGGCGCACCCGACCCGTTCGTCGGCCTCGACGCGGCCCGCCGCGCGATCCGCCTCAGCGACGCCGCACGCACCCGGCTGCCCCTGACCGGGGCCGCGCACGTCGTCGAGCTGGCCCCCCGCACCAATCTCGCCATCGGCAAGGAAACGCCGTGGGGGATCGCCGCGCCCCTGCGCGCCCGCACCCCCGACACCACCTCGGTGCGGTTGCGCGAGGAGGACCTCCCGGCCGAGACCCCCCTGCCCGCCGGAGTGCTCGCTCCCGCCGACGGCCGCCCGCTGGTCGTCGTCGTCAGGGACGCGGGGCGCCACGCGTGGATGCGCCGGGCGCTGACGGACATCGTCTCGGCGCGCCCGGACGCCCTCGTGGTCGAGACCGGGCTGCCCGGCCCGCTGCCCGGGGACGCACTCGTCTGCACCCACGGCGCCTCCACCGCGTCCGCCCAGGCGGTCGCCGCGCTCCTCACGGACGGCTCCGGCCTCCACGAGTACGAGACCCCGCAGGCGTCTCCGGCCGTCCCGGCCCCCGCGGATCTGTCCTGA
- a CDS encoding PP2C family protein-serine/threonine phosphatase, producing MRVLGAGTKRVAAWRRDPVLLAPAVLTVVIGLAAILTPPQIPFTRLLVVAPALAASLWRVRGTLLLGGVCALAVLAYAVLDGDQESMFTAGAIAAVGLAAAYASHLRTQRERTLNEVEAVANTTQEVLLRPVARHVAHLEIATLYLAAAPHAKVGGDFYAAADTPFGLRLLLGDVRGKGLPAVGVAAALLGSFHEVAYEARGLAEVAERLDTSMGRYCRSRTGSRADAEEFATAILVEIPRGGTHLSFLNCGHPPALLFHEDAPRSLDPPAASPPINLAEILGTAYTVERVPFGPGDTLLLYTDGVTETRAPGGAFFPLERWAGGVPAGFMPQELLRRLHRALLAQSRGKLDDDIACLAVRYEGPAPPA from the coding sequence ATGCGTGTTCTGGGTGCGGGAACGAAGCGGGTCGCGGCGTGGCGGAGGGACCCGGTGCTCCTGGCCCCCGCGGTGCTGACGGTGGTGATCGGTCTCGCGGCGATCCTGACGCCCCCGCAAATTCCCTTCACGCGGCTGCTCGTGGTCGCGCCCGCGCTCGCGGCCTCGTTGTGGCGGGTGCGCGGGACGCTGCTGCTCGGTGGGGTGTGCGCGCTCGCGGTGCTGGCGTACGCGGTGCTCGACGGGGACCAAGAGTCGATGTTCACGGCGGGCGCGATCGCGGCGGTGGGGCTCGCGGCCGCGTACGCGAGTCATCTGCGTACCCAGCGGGAGCGGACGCTGAACGAGGTGGAGGCGGTCGCGAACACGACGCAGGAGGTGTTGTTGCGCCCGGTGGCGCGGCACGTCGCGCACCTGGAGATCGCGACGCTGTATCTCGCGGCGGCGCCGCACGCGAAGGTGGGCGGGGACTTCTACGCGGCGGCGGACACGCCGTTCGGGCTGCGGCTCCTGCTCGGGGACGTCCGGGGCAAGGGTCTGCCCGCCGTGGGGGTCGCCGCGGCGCTGCTCGGCTCGTTCCACGAGGTGGCGTACGAGGCGCGCGGCCTCGCCGAGGTGGCGGAGCGCCTGGACACGAGCATGGGCCGCTACTGCCGCTCGCGGACGGGCTCGCGCGCGGACGCGGAGGAGTTCGCGACGGCGATCCTGGTGGAGATCCCGCGCGGGGGCACGCACCTGTCGTTCCTGAACTGCGGCCACCCGCCTGCGCTGCTCTTCCACGAGGACGCCCCGCGCAGTCTCGATCCGCCCGCGGCGTCCCCGCCGATCAACCTCGCGGAGATCCTCGGCACGGCGTACACGGTGGAGCGGGTGCCGTTCGGGCCCGGGGACACGTTGTTGCTGTACACGGACGGGGTGACCGAGACGCGAGCGCCGGGCGGCGCGTTTTTCCCGCTGGAGCGGTGGGCGGGCGGGGTTCCGGCGGGTTTCATGCCGCAGGAACTGCTGCGGCGGCTGCACCGGGCGCTGCTGGCGCAGAGCAGGGGGAAGCTGGACGACGACATCGCGTGTCTCGCCGTGCGCTACGAGGGGCCCGCGCCCCCCGCCTGA